A genomic stretch from Patescibacteria group bacterium includes:
- the ftsA gene encoding cell division protein FtsA, with product MKDTILTGLDIGSTTIRIVVGQMYSEGGERRIQLIGAAESETEGITRGSITDIDDAAQSIITCLEKAERMTGVPIDSAWVGMSSAHIVSQISRGIVAVGKVNGEIGKQDVERAIEAARAIATPANYEILHVIPRKSTIDGQMTIKDPIGMTGTRLEVDTMIIQAFASEVRNITKCIYKTGLEIEDLVFSILATAESTLTNKQKELGVVLMNIGGSTTSLVVYEEGEILHTAVLPVGSNHITADIAIGLRISPDIAEKIKIEYGSVAQKDQQKRPDIQLSDIHPEEQGTIPMKYVSHIIEARVEEIFEKVEEELKKIGRDGVLPAGVVLTGGGAKLPGIADLAKRRLKIAASLATLKNVNNPIEKIYDQSFTTAVGLVLWGFTLAQQRSKHAHFPFQMDQSIDISNRVKKWFKSLLP from the coding sequence ATGAAAGACACAATATTAACAGGATTAGACATTGGATCAACAACAATACGTATTGTTGTTGGTCAGATGTATTCTGAAGGCGGCGAGCGAAGGATTCAGCTTATTGGAGCAGCAGAAAGTGAAACAGAGGGTATTACTCGCGGTTCAATCACAGACATTGATGATGCTGCACAGTCGATTATTACCTGTCTGGAAAAAGCAGAACGAATGACGGGTGTGCCTATAGATTCTGCGTGGGTTGGCATGAGTAGCGCTCATATCGTATCTCAAATTAGCCGTGGGATAGTCGCTGTTGGAAAGGTAAATGGTGAAATCGGAAAACAAGATGTAGAACGTGCAATAGAAGCTGCCCGAGCCATTGCAACTCCCGCTAACTATGAGATTTTGCATGTTATACCCCGTAAATCAACTATTGATGGCCAAATGACCATTAAAGACCCAATCGGTATGACCGGTACGAGGCTTGAAGTTGATACTATGATTATTCAGGCATTTGCGTCTGAAGTAAGAAATATTACAAAGTGTATTTATAAAACAGGTTTAGAAATTGAAGACCTCGTTTTTTCTATACTTGCTACAGCTGAAAGTACATTGACCAATAAGCAGAAGGAACTCGGCGTTGTACTTATGAATATTGGCGGTTCAACAACATCCCTCGTTGTGTACGAGGAGGGAGAGATCTTACATACTGCTGTTTTGCCTGTTGGTTCAAATCATATTACTGCAGATATTGCGATCGGCCTTCGCATTTCACCCGATATTGCAGAGAAAATTAAAATCGAATATGGTAGTGTTGCGCAAAAAGATCAGCAAAAGCGCCCCGATATTCAATTGTCTGATATTCATCCTGAGGAGCAGGGGACAATTCCCATGAAGTACGTTTCTCATATTATTGAAGCGCGTGTTGAAGAAATATTCGAAAAAGTTGAAGAAGAACTAAAAAAGATTGGAAGAGACGGGGTATTGCCTGCAGGTGTTGTATTAACAGGTGGAGGAGCAAAACTTCCGGGAATTGCGGATCTGGCAAAGCGCCGCCTCAAAATTGCGGCATCACTTGCAACATTAAAAAACGTAAACAATCCAATCGAAAAAATATACGACCAAAGTTTTACTACTGCAGTTGGGTTGGTGCTCTGGGGGTTCACATTGGCGCAACAACGATCAAAACATGCGCATTTTCCTTTTCAAATGGATCAATCAATCGACATTTCAAACCGAGTAAAAAAATGGTTCAAGTCACTCTTGCCATAA
- the ftsZ gene encoding cell division protein FtsZ: protein MEVKPDIETIVKIKVVGVGGGGGSAVNRMIAAKIRGVEFLSINTDLQILSRSHAPIKIAIGQTVTKGQGAGGDPAVGRKSAEESQNDIRDALAGSDMVFITCGLGGGTGTGAAPVVAQLAKDIGALTVAVVTKPFSFELTPRKTIADKGWEELASKVDAIITIPNDKILQIVDKKTSALEAFQIADDVLQQGVRGISELITVPGLINVDFADVKAIMKETGSALMGIGRGVGENRAVEAAKDAISSPLLDLSIEGAKGILFTITGGSDIGILEINEAAKVVTSSADPDARVIFGTTIDESLGDEIIVTVVATGFSERDKVVSKAPVYEKSYLERSTPSTSQLMFTPPTPRTVSPAQHVQKDDRKMRSEETPTAADEDDSEIDIPAFIRKKMM, encoded by the coding sequence ATGGAAGTTAAGCCAGACATTGAGACTATTGTGAAGATTAAAGTTGTCGGCGTAGGCGGCGGTGGCGGATCCGCTGTTAACCGTATGATTGCGGCAAAGATACGCGGAGTTGAATTTCTGTCTATTAATACTGATTTACAGATCCTAAGCAGATCCCATGCACCTATAAAAATTGCGATAGGACAGACGGTTACAAAGGGACAGGGAGCCGGCGGAGATCCTGCAGTAGGCAGAAAATCTGCAGAAGAAAGCCAAAATGATATCCGCGATGCTCTTGCAGGTTCGGATATGGTATTTATAACATGTGGCCTTGGCGGTGGCACCGGCACGGGTGCTGCCCCTGTTGTTGCACAGCTTGCGAAGGATATCGGTGCATTAACGGTAGCTGTTGTTACAAAGCCTTTTTCATTTGAATTGACTCCGCGCAAGACCATCGCAGATAAGGGCTGGGAAGAGCTCGCGTCAAAAGTTGATGCAATTATTACAATACCAAATGATAAGATACTCCAAATTGTAGACAAGAAGACATCTGCTCTTGAAGCCTTTCAAATTGCTGATGATGTTTTGCAGCAGGGAGTGCGAGGAATTTCAGAATTGATCACTGTTCCGGGACTTATTAATGTTGATTTTGCCGATGTGAAAGCAATTATGAAAGAGACTGGCTCTGCATTGATGGGAATTGGCAGGGGAGTAGGCGAGAACCGCGCTGTAGAGGCTGCTAAAGATGCTATTTCAAGCCCGCTTCTAGATCTTTCCATCGAGGGAGCTAAGGGAATTTTATTTACTATTACCGGTGGCTCGGATATCGGCATATTAGAAATCAATGAAGCGGCCAAAGTTGTCACAAGCTCAGCAGATCCAGATGCCCGAGTTATTTTTGGAACAACAATTGACGAGAGCCTCGGGGATGAGATTATTGTCACAGTCGTTGCAACCGGTTTTTCTGAGAGAGATAAAGTGGTATCTAAAGCTCCTGTGTATGAAAAATCCTATTTGGAGCGAAGTACACCCTCTACAAGCCAGCTAATGTTTACACCACCAACCCCTCGCACCGTTTCTCCCGCGCAACACGTGCAAAAAGATGATCGCAAAATGCGTAGCGAAGAGACACCAACAGCGGCAGATGAAGATGACAGTGAAATTGATATCCCTGCATTTATCCGAAAAAAAATGATGTAG
- a CDS encoding SMC-Scp complex subunit ScpB, with translation MTQSKQQYVLESLLFVSPRPLSAKKLALELGISLAEVHSSFTQIAQRYSGDTGILLVLHNDSAQFVTNPLYSEIIASHVKAENTGELTRSASETLSLIAYRGPLTREEIEHIRGVNCSIALRNLLVRGLIDVKEEKVTQKTTYSVTFDFLGHLGLRSLDDLPEYEHFHNQQFQQQLAEVQ, from the coding sequence ATGACTCAATCAAAGCAACAGTATGTTCTAGAGAGCCTGCTCTTTGTTTCTCCTAGGCCTCTGAGTGCAAAAAAACTTGCACTTGAACTTGGCATTTCACTCGCTGAAGTCCATAGTTCATTTACTCAGATAGCACAGCGTTATTCCGGCGATACTGGCATACTTCTTGTGCTCCACAATGATTCTGCGCAATTTGTTACCAATCCACTCTATAGCGAAATTATCGCCTCACACGTAAAAGCCGAAAACACCGGTGAATTGACTCGTTCAGCAAGTGAAACACTTTCACTAATTGCGTATCGTGGACCCCTGACACGAGAAGAAATTGAGCATATTCGAGGCGTTAATTGTTCAATTGCATTGCGTAACCTGCTTGTTCGAGGACTCATTGATGTGAAGGAAGAAAAAGTCACTCAGAAAACAACCTATTCAGTGACATTTGATTTTCTTGGGCATCTTGGATTGCGATCCCTCGATGACTTACCCGAATATGAACATTTTCATAATCAGCAATTTCAACAGCAACTAGCTGAAGTTCAGTAA
- the tpiA gene encoding triose-phosphate isomerase, whose protein sequence is MKKRYLIANWKMNLDHKASCALSRTYAQKVEQTKTLLTILCPSYSSLRDVAGVVSKHRHIYVGAQNCFWQDSGSYTGEESPTFLHALGVRYVLIGHSERRMHLRETDTTIGCKMNMIIEYSKLIPILCVGENSAERKSGKTVKVLERQLATALNGIITPKPFLIAYEPVWAIGTGNPITVQDCKKVSGWIRTYIQRRFGAFAAQQMSIVYGGSVDSTNAYSIMTEGGVEGLLVGSASLNAKTLVQLHTILRAIP, encoded by the coding sequence ATGAAAAAGCGTTACTTAATCGCAAATTGGAAGATGAACTTGGATCACAAAGCATCCTGCGCTCTTTCTCGTACATATGCTCAGAAGGTAGAACAAACCAAGACTCTCTTAACGATTCTGTGTCCATCGTACTCCTCACTTCGAGACGTGGCAGGAGTTGTAAGCAAGCATAGACATATATATGTTGGAGCTCAAAATTGTTTCTGGCAAGATTCTGGTTCTTATACAGGTGAAGAATCTCCGACATTTCTCCATGCTCTGGGTGTACGGTATGTGCTTATTGGTCATTCTGAGCGGAGAATGCATCTCCGCGAAACTGACACAACGATTGGGTGTAAAATGAATATGATTATAGAATACTCAAAACTCATCCCGATTCTCTGTGTTGGTGAAAATAGTGCGGAACGAAAATCAGGAAAAACAGTTAAGGTTTTGGAGCGTCAGCTTGCTACGGCTTTAAATGGAATTATAACGCCCAAGCCATTTCTTATTGCCTATGAACCGGTATGGGCAATAGGTACCGGCAATCCTATTACGGTACAGGATTGCAAAAAAGTATCAGGATGGATACGAACGTACATACAGAGGCGTTTTGGAGCGTTTGCAGCTCAGCAAATGTCAATAGTGTATGGTGGCAGTGTTGATAGCACTAATGCCTATTCTATTATGACAGAGGGTGGCGTTGAAGGCCTTCTTGTCGGTTCGGCTAGCCTCAATGCAAAGACACTTGTGCAACTCCATACTATTTTGCGAGCAATACCATAA
- the rpmG gene encoding 50S ribosomal protein L33, which translates to MSQDRIIGLECTKCRRMNYHSEKNKKKLKNRLELKKYCRHCKAHVAHKETKI; encoded by the coding sequence ATGTCACAAGATAGGATTATCGGGCTGGAATGCACCAAGTGCCGCAGAATGAATTATCATTCGGAAAAAAACAAAAAAAAGCTCAAGAATAGGCTTGAACTGAAGAAATACTGCAGGCATTGTAAGGCGCATGTAGCTCACAAAGAGACAAAAATATAG
- the uppS gene encoding polyprenyl diphosphate synthase, producing the protein MTDVKHLGIIMDGNRRWARSRGMPALFGHQEGYANLKKIIRHVFDRGVEVLTLFAFSTENWNRPQTEVNHLLSLFTLAFSKDIDALAQQGLQIRFIGDLSAFPKPLRDAMDASIESTKNNARGILNIAVNYGGRDEIVRSIQRIVKSGIASEDITEDVVSRFTYTADLPSPDLIIRTSGEYRLSGFLTWQSVYSELYFTPKSWPEFSEHDLDAALEEYQNRQRRFGS; encoded by the coding sequence ATGACTGATGTTAAGCATCTCGGTATCATCATGGATGGCAATCGAAGGTGGGCGCGCTCCAGGGGTATGCCAGCACTTTTTGGCCATCAGGAGGGGTATGCGAATCTTAAGAAAATTATTAGGCATGTATTTGACAGGGGAGTAGAAGTACTTACTTTGTTTGCATTCTCAACGGAAAACTGGAATCGGCCTCAAACTGAAGTAAACCATCTTCTTTCGCTTTTTACATTAGCCTTTTCAAAGGATATTGATGCTCTGGCACAGCAGGGATTGCAAATCCGATTTATTGGTGATCTTAGCGCTTTTCCAAAACCACTCAGAGACGCAATGGATGCTTCTATAGAATCTACAAAGAACAATGCGCGAGGTATCCTTAATATAGCGGTAAATTATGGTGGACGCGATGAGATTGTGCGTTCCATTCAGCGCATAGTAAAAAGCGGCATAGCATCCGAAGATATTACTGAAGACGTTGTTTCTCGTTTCACCTATACGGCAGACCTACCAAGTCCCGATTTGATTATCCGTACATCAGGCGAATATAGGCTTTCAGGCTTTCTTACGTGGCAATCCGTATATAGTGAATTATATTTTACCCCCAAGTCATGGCCGGAATTTAGCGAGCACGATTTGGATGCTGCATTGGAGGAGTACCAGAACCGCCAAAGGCGATTTGGTTCATAG